One Vibrio pomeroyi genomic region harbors:
- a CDS encoding AAA family ATPase gives MDLDILFRNSSSKMKSTVEATDLIVSDDSALTESINDLYAIEGFPKPLEVTDIDLDGVWNQSNIKLNHVVLDLRSASNVIEQVSEISIRLDVNISLLVLCDVDSIKLRNQVHALGATYVLWDPELDALLAAIKTTQEGESAVKKTRVAKRILVLGTKGGIGVSCISSVLAHSLAEQANLKTLLVDHDSGALNSDIYIGVKGLKAKHNSIDLNQIDIDSAIARTYVHGVKEKLDYLVLEKNVACLSDHASTLYNLSNQLIDQYNFIIDSAPLSCYEEMHDQELSDKYHRIFIVCEPSVSSLRSYNSLKKKIGKSEHQVIFNLNRPAKDFMVTLASAKERIKAKDSIDFMYEPSLEKTVVQQGINELLKSKSSTAVLSMVATLTGKKIKTKSRFSLFRK, from the coding sequence ATGGACTTGGATATCTTGTTTCGTAATTCGTCTTCGAAAATGAAGTCGACAGTTGAGGCTACCGATCTGATCGTTTCAGACGATAGCGCCTTAACTGAATCGATCAATGATCTATATGCGATTGAAGGATTCCCAAAACCGCTTGAAGTCACTGATATTGATTTAGATGGTGTTTGGAATCAGTCAAACATCAAGCTTAACCATGTTGTGCTCGATCTGCGAAGTGCTTCTAATGTTATTGAACAAGTCTCCGAGATTTCGATTCGTTTAGACGTGAATATATCTTTGCTCGTCCTATGCGACGTCGACTCTATAAAGCTGCGCAATCAAGTGCATGCTTTAGGTGCGACTTATGTGTTATGGGATCCAGAACTTGATGCGTTACTTGCGGCAATTAAAACGACGCAAGAGGGAGAAAGTGCTGTAAAGAAAACTCGCGTTGCTAAACGTATATTGGTTTTAGGAACCAAAGGTGGAATTGGTGTGTCTTGCATAAGTTCCGTTTTAGCGCACTCCTTAGCAGAGCAAGCGAATTTAAAGACACTGCTAGTGGATCATGATTCCGGAGCGCTAAACAGCGATATTTATATTGGTGTAAAGGGCTTGAAAGCCAAGCACAACAGCATTGATTTAAATCAGATCGATATCGACAGTGCGATAGCAAGAACCTATGTGCATGGTGTTAAAGAGAAGCTAGATTATTTGGTTCTCGAGAAGAATGTCGCTTGTCTTTCTGATCATGCATCTACGTTGTACAACCTTTCCAATCAACTGATTGATCAATATAACTTTATTATCGATTCAGCGCCGCTGTCTTGCTACGAAGAGATGCACGATCAGGAGTTATCAGATAAGTATCACCGTATCTTTATTGTTTGCGAACCTTCGGTCTCTTCATTGCGTTCATATAACTCGTTGAAAAAGAAGATCGGCAAATCTGAACACCAGGTTATTTTCAACCTGAATAGGCCCGCGAAGGATTTCATGGTGACACTTGCAAGTGCGAAAGAGCGGATCAAAGCCAAAGATAGCATTGATTTTATGTATGAGCCGTCATTAGAAAAGACAGTGGTTCAGCAAGGGATTAATGAGTTGCTTAAGTCTAAGTCATCGACGGCCGTTTTGAGCATGGTTGCCACGTTAACAGGCAAGAAAATTAAAACCAAATCACGCTTCAGTTTGTTTAGAAAATGA
- a CDS encoding type II and III secretion system protein family protein: MTLKNKNIALLLCGILSCPLLASELMNLDQGAAKTINLKRQISTVFVANQEIADYKIIDENKVVVYGVGQGTTSVIVYDRGGNEIYNAELVVNQSLRLLKQTLIARFPDESVVVSNVGDQVVLDGIVGSEEIKQKINRLVGEMLKKDRRRAAYELKDADGEAVDELEYTAKYNYDQVINNLKVLTTEQINVKLTVAEVSSSFLTELGVTYSDSGEPGTFVNKLLDFTAQDIVSVISASGDDKIGRVLAEPNLSVISGEQASFLAGGEIPIAVRDEDGITISYKEYGVKLAMVAKVTDTENIRLTLIPEVSSIDESNKTTTGLISVPSLRTRRAQTTVHLKDGQSFVLAGLLTSEERESLTKIPILGDIPILGALFSHTSTNRSKTELIIVATVNLVDPVEQEQVKLPSFRRTSDLERLLRIDLSDLDEPELENTINQGGFN, encoded by the coding sequence ATTGTGCGGGATTCTTTCATGCCCATTACTCGCATCAGAGTTAATGAACTTGGATCAAGGCGCTGCGAAAACGATTAATTTGAAGCGACAGATATCAACAGTATTTGTGGCGAATCAAGAAATAGCTGACTACAAAATCATCGATGAAAATAAGGTTGTGGTTTACGGCGTTGGCCAGGGCACTACTTCAGTGATTGTTTATGATCGAGGTGGAAACGAAATTTATAATGCTGAATTGGTGGTTAACCAAAGTTTAAGGTTGCTGAAGCAAACGCTCATTGCTCGATTCCCCGATGAAAGCGTTGTGGTTTCCAATGTCGGTGATCAAGTGGTCTTAGACGGTATAGTTGGTAGCGAAGAGATCAAACAAAAGATTAATCGACTTGTCGGGGAAATGCTGAAGAAAGATCGTCGCCGTGCAGCTTATGAATTAAAGGATGCAGACGGTGAAGCTGTAGACGAGCTAGAGTACACGGCAAAGTACAATTACGACCAGGTAATTAATAACTTAAAAGTTCTCACCACTGAACAAATTAACGTTAAGCTAACGGTTGCGGAAGTCTCAAGTTCTTTTCTTACTGAGCTAGGTGTTACCTATAGTGATAGTGGTGAGCCGGGCACCTTTGTTAATAAGCTCCTTGATTTTACGGCTCAAGACATTGTTTCTGTTATCTCTGCAAGTGGTGATGACAAAATCGGTCGCGTATTGGCAGAACCCAACCTTTCTGTTATTTCGGGTGAACAAGCCAGTTTCCTTGCTGGCGGTGAAATTCCAATTGCGGTACGAGACGAAGACGGCATTACTATTTCCTACAAAGAATACGGCGTTAAGTTAGCCATGGTAGCCAAGGTTACTGACACGGAAAACATCCGCTTAACCTTGATCCCTGAAGTCAGCTCCATTGATGAATCGAACAAAACAACGACGGGTCTAATCTCAGTCCCTTCTTTGCGAACTCGACGAGCTCAAACAACGGTTCACTTGAAAGACGGTCAAAGTTTTGTACTAGCGGGGCTTTTGACATCAGAAGAGCGTGAATCGTTAACCAAGATTCCAATTTTGGGTGATATCCCAATCTTAGGTGCCCTTTTTAGTCACACTTCCACAAACCGTTCTAAAACTGAATTGATCATAGTTGCGACCGTTAATCTGGTTGATCCCGTTGAGCAGGAACAAGTCAAGTTGCCAAGTTTTAGACGCACAAGTGACCTTGAACGATTGCTAAGAATAGATCTCTCAGATCTCGATGAGCCGGAGCTTGAAAACACGATAAACCAAGGAGGGTTCAACTAA
- a CDS encoding ATPase, producing the protein MRWIVITLIALIVSACTHVDTSNSSVIEQLEERFEFDMANGEDSMSRSVAFIRELNAREPKAMFYVKYKPDASEFIAKLRDRFKSESIAKDRYKVELADNDQEKNILIIGRYVRIKSSDCGVMVFSQREDYQFGCSVEHNRNISLVNPIKKAK; encoded by the coding sequence ATGAGATGGATCGTTATTACTTTAATCGCTTTGATTGTTTCTGCTTGCACCCACGTTGATACATCCAACTCTAGTGTGATTGAGCAACTAGAAGAGCGTTTTGAATTTGATATGGCGAATGGTGAAGATTCAATGTCTCGCTCTGTGGCTTTTATCCGAGAACTCAATGCAAGAGAACCGAAAGCAATGTTCTACGTTAAGTATAAGCCTGATGCGAGTGAGTTTATCGCTAAGTTACGCGATAGATTCAAATCAGAATCTATTGCGAAAGACCGTTATAAAGTGGAGCTTGCTGATAATGACCAAGAGAAAAATATCCTGATCATAGGCCGATATGTCCGAATTAAAAGCAGTGATTGTGGAGTGATGGTGTTCTCGCAACGAGAAGATTATCAATTTGGTTGTAGTGTTGAGCATAACCGAAACATCAGCTTGGTTAACCCAATTAAGAAGGCGAAATAA